The Bradyrhizobium oligotrophicum S58 genome contains the following window.
AGCGCGGTCGTCACAAGCGCTGTCCGGGCTCCGGCCTTCAGCGCCGCCAGGAATTCGTTCCGTCGCACCATGTCTCGATCCAGATCGCGTGAAGACCGGGCTCAACGAGGCCCGTACCTGCTTAACAGGAGATTAACAGGGTTGATGATTTCCGCAGCGAAATTTCGCCCTTCGGACTGCGTCCGACGGAACACTCGACCAACATCCGCCTTTGTTCTCGGCTGCAAACGAGCTACCAAGATGCGATCGTTTTCGCATTCATATCGTCACAAGGTTTAGTCATCCCCCATGAAGATCCGCAAAGCCGTATTTCCGGTCGCCGGTCTCGGCACCCGCGTCCTTCCCGCCACCAAGGCGATGCCGAAGGAAATGCTGACGATCGTCGACAGACCGCTCATCCAATATGTCTTCGACGAAGCGAGAGAAGCGGGCATCGAACATTTCGCATTCGTGACCGGCCGCAACAAGACCGCGATCGAGGATCATTTCGATCGCATGTACGAGCTCGACGCGACGCTGGCGGCGCGCGGCAAGAAGACCGAGATGGAGATCCTGGCGCGCGATCAGCCGGAGGCGGGCGCCGTCAGCTTCACCCGCCAGCAGGCGCCGCTGGGCCTCGGCCACGCGGTATGGTGCGCGCGCGACATCGTCGGCGATGAGCCCTTCGCGGTGGTGCTGCCCGATGAGCTGGTGCTGAACGCGCCAGGATGCCTGGCACAGATGATCGCGGCCGCCAACGACTTGCCCGAGAAGAGCAACGTGCTCGCGGTGCAGGAAGTGCCGGCCGATCAGACGCATCAATATGGCATCTGCGGCGTCGGCAAGCGCGACGGCAAGATCTTCGAGGTCGACGGCATGGTCGAGAAGCCGGCCAAGGG
Protein-coding sequences here:
- a CDS encoding UTP--glucose-1-phosphate uridylyltransferase, translated to MKIRKAVFPVAGLGTRVLPATKAMPKEMLTIVDRPLIQYVFDEAREAGIEHFAFVTGRNKTAIEDHFDRMYELDATLAARGKKTEMEILARDQPEAGAVSFTRQQAPLGLGHAVWCARDIVGDEPFAVVLPDELVLNAPGCLAQMIAAANDLPEKSNVLAVQEVPADQTHQYGICGVGKRDGKIFEVDGMVEKPAKGTAPSNYSITGRYILQPEIFKILATQERGAGGEIQLTDAMIGLSKTQKFYGVDFDGERHDCGSKSGFLRANIAFGMARADLRDGLRDDMKRYLGSKG